The DNA region CCCCGTCGAGGGCGCGTCCCTCTACAGCGTCGACAACCCGGCGCCCCTGATCGAGGCCCCGCGCAAGCGGACGAAGAAGACCCCGAAGTCCACCCGTGGCAACTTCGAGATGGCCGCATGGCTCTTCATGCGTCTGTCCGGCATCGTCCTCGTCGTCCTCGTCATCGGCCACCTGCTGATCCAGCTCGTCCTCGACGGCGGCGTATCCAAGATCGGCTTCGCCTTCGTGGCGGGCCGCTGGGCGTCCCCGTTCTGGCAGACGTGGGACCTGCTGATGCTGTGGCTGG from Streptomyces sp. NBC_00258 includes:
- a CDS encoding succinate dehydrogenase hydrophobic membrane anchor subunit, with amino-acid sequence MSTTEKTAAGIGPVEGASLYSVDNPAPLIEAPRKRTKKTPKSTRGNFEMAAWLFMRLSGIVLVVLVIGHLLIQLVLDGGVSKIGFAFVAGRWASPFWQTWDLLMLWLAMLHGTNGLRTVINDYAERANTRLWLKGLLYTATVFTILLGTLVIFTFDPNIR